One window from the genome of Asterias amurensis chromosome 12, ASM3211899v1 encodes:
- the LOC139945007 gene encoding uncharacterized protein → MKCRNCGVQKLSNEFPPWTIMEECKHAPLHCLRCVVSHVEEHGECSQCDVEVGPDSIRLKRCHSQLEAMFPECKLNYVPKAEGASTPSGKGFISLAMLNGDSASVQLNSAMTVSTLKAYVKSKLQVPLENQQLIYNGTEIKEVTDMKATANLGYYQVQPNSTIHVRRLLYSAPKDLDKVVFDLYWGYPHHGCDYLDASVLIFEGYKYVGVLDWQHLSFPPAMQHSGDLMDDFNCTGHHLINVDLHKIPANITHFFFTLSAWNSPTVSSYPNPSLRFYKQSEPGKMLCEDTITKLNYSQAIVMAWMTKQGGHWCVFSAGKPSAGNAKNYSCLVSTIQGIISNGL, encoded by the exons TGCGTGGTTTCCCATGTTGAAGAACATGGGGAGTGCTCCCAGTGTGATGTCGAAGTGGGTCCAGATTCCATCCGTCTCAAGCGATGCCACAGCCAGCTTGAAGCCATGTTTCCAGAGTGCAAGCTGAACTACGTCCCCAAGGCGGAAGGAGCATCTACGCCCAGTGGGAAGGGCTTCATCAGCCTGGCCATGCTGAATGGTGACAGTGCAAGTGTACAGCTGAACTCGGCCATGACGGTGTCAACATTGAAAGCATACGTGAAAAGTAAACTGCAAGTTCCACTGGAGAATCAACAGCTCATTTACAACGGGACTGAAATTAAG GAGGTTACTGATATGAAAGCTACAGCAAATCTGGGTTATTATCAAGTTCAGCCGAATTCCACCATCCACGTGAGACGACTCCTCTACTCGGCACCTAAAGACCTGGACAAGGTGGTTTTTGACCTTTACTGGGGTTATCCACATCATGGGTGTGATTATTTAGATGCAAGTGTTCTAATTTTTGAGGGTTATAAATATGTTGGCGTTCTTGACTGGCAGCACTTGAGTTTCCCACCTGCCATGCAACACTCGGGAGATCTAATGGATGATTTCAACTGCACAGGTCACCATTTGATCAATGTAGATCTCCATAAAATTCCCGCAAATATCACTCACTTCTTCTTCACTCTGAGTGCTTGGAACTCCCCAACTGTGTCCAGTTACCCGAATCCCAGTCTACGGTTTTACAAGCAGTCTGAGCCGGGCAAGATGCTATGTGAGGACACCATAACCAAACTGAATTACTCCCAGGCCATCGTTATGGCGTGGATGACCAAACAAGGCGGTCATTGGTGTGTCTTCAGCGCTGGGAAGCCCTCAGCCGGTAACGCGAAAAACTATAGTTGCCTGGTGTCGACAATACAAGGCATTATTTCTAATGGACTGTAG